In Stenotrophomonas sp. ASS1, the following proteins share a genomic window:
- a CDS encoding thioredoxin family protein, with protein sequence MRSKLGTAVVVVCAALIGACSQPQPPATAEPTQPLDTRPTEPPVADPSEPVASGNTPVAADIAAIAGLGAQFDPARNPADDLATAKVEAQRGKKRILLEVGNAACERCRALDEVVEGNGDLRRFRDAHYVWVKVNASDEQPNTAFFAQFPMMERDYPYLLVLDADGGLLVSQPTVELRRGEAFQPARVSAFLKQWAPDKPE encoded by the coding sequence ATGCGTAGCAAGCTCGGTACTGCGGTAGTGGTGGTCTGTGCGGCGCTGATCGGCGCCTGTTCCCAACCGCAACCGCCTGCCACCGCCGAGCCCACGCAGCCCCTGGATACCCGACCCACCGAGCCACCGGTCGCTGACCCCAGCGAACCGGTGGCCTCGGGCAACACCCCGGTGGCGGCAGACATCGCCGCCATCGCCGGCCTCGGCGCTCAGTTCGACCCGGCCCGCAACCCCGCCGATGATCTGGCCACCGCCAAGGTGGAAGCCCAGCGGGGCAAGAAGCGCATCCTGCTGGAGGTCGGCAACGCCGCCTGTGAGCGCTGCCGGGCGCTGGACGAGGTGGTGGAAGGCAACGGCGACCTGCGCCGCTTCCGCGATGCCCACTACGTGTGGGTGAAGGTCAACGCCAGCGACGAACAGCCCAACACCGCTTTCTTCGCCCAGTTCCCGATGATGGAACGCGACTACCCGTACCTGCTGGTACTCGATGCCGATGGCGGACTGCTGGTGTCGCAGCCCACCGTCGAACTGCGCAGGGGCGAAGCCTTCCAGCCGGCACGGGTGAGCGCGTTCCTGAAACAATGGGCACCTGACAAACCGGAATAG
- a CDS encoding oligopeptide:H+ symporter — MSVNATANTPEPALPDFKTTLGHPRPLWMLFMTEFWERFAFYGIRWALVLYIVAQFYNGSAAGEGDASRIYGAYLALVYAAAIFGGYVADRVLGYQRSILTGAIIMAAGLFMISLPQEHIFKLGLATIIVGNGLFKPNISTMVGKLYGLKDERRDSGFTIFYMGINIGAMIAPVLTEYLARKVFGTDAMPSYKVVFIASGVGMLISLVWFYIGRAGLKGIGAPPAGAEGFGRIIMVLAGAVVAIPVAYFLLATGATALAWILGAMFTALAVLLLVEGIREGKVQRDRVIAMLIIFAFNVMFWMFFEQAGSSFTFLAENIVNRQFGDWTFPTAWFQSVNSVAIITLAPVIAWIWVAMGRANPSIPRKFGLGLLFNGAAFALLMFALSQMVVDGKIPFWTLFMVYVIQSVGELCLSPIGLSMVTKLAPVRLVGFGMGGWFLSTGIGNNLSGIFAGVVSGEGGMTVESALKGYTFGFWALIGSGVVLFLIAPLINKLMHGVK, encoded by the coding sequence ATGAGCGTAAACGCCACTGCGAACACCCCAGAGCCGGCGCTGCCGGACTTCAAGACCACGCTGGGCCACCCGCGCCCGTTGTGGATGCTGTTCATGACCGAGTTCTGGGAGCGCTTTGCGTTCTATGGCATCCGCTGGGCCTTGGTGCTGTACATCGTCGCCCAGTTCTACAACGGCAGCGCTGCCGGTGAAGGCGACGCCAGCCGCATCTACGGCGCCTACTTGGCTCTGGTGTATGCCGCAGCGATCTTCGGTGGCTACGTGGCCGACCGGGTACTGGGTTACCAGCGATCGATCCTGACCGGCGCGATCATCATGGCCGCCGGCCTGTTCATGATCTCGCTGCCGCAGGAGCACATCTTCAAGCTCGGCCTGGCCACGATCATCGTCGGCAACGGCCTGTTCAAGCCCAACATCTCGACCATGGTCGGCAAGCTGTACGGCCTGAAGGATGAGCGCCGCGACTCGGGCTTCACCATCTTCTACATGGGCATCAACATCGGCGCGATGATCGCCCCGGTGCTGACCGAGTACCTGGCCCGCAAGGTCTTCGGTACCGACGCGATGCCCTCCTACAAGGTCGTGTTCATCGCCTCGGGCGTGGGCATGCTGATCTCGCTGGTGTGGTTCTACATCGGTCGTGCCGGCCTGAAGGGCATCGGTGCACCGCCGGCCGGCGCTGAAGGCTTCGGCCGCATCATCATGGTGCTGGCCGGTGCCGTGGTCGCCATCCCGGTCGCGTACTTCCTGCTGGCCACCGGCGCCACCGCGCTGGCCTGGATCCTGGGTGCGATGTTCACCGCGCTGGCCGTCCTGCTGCTGGTCGAGGGCATCCGCGAAGGCAAGGTGCAGCGCGACCGCGTGATCGCCATGCTGATCATCTTCGCCTTCAACGTGATGTTCTGGATGTTCTTCGAACAGGCCGGCAGCTCGTTCACCTTCCTGGCCGAGAACATCGTCAACCGCCAGTTCGGTGACTGGACCTTCCCGACCGCGTGGTTCCAGTCGGTCAACTCGGTGGCGATCATCACCCTGGCCCCGGTGATTGCCTGGATCTGGGTGGCCATGGGCCGCGCCAATCCGTCCATCCCGCGCAAGTTCGGCCTGGGCCTGCTGTTCAACGGCGCCGCCTTCGCGCTGCTGATGTTCGCCCTGTCGCAGATGGTCGTGGACGGCAAGATCCCGTTCTGGACCCTGTTCATGGTCTACGTCATCCAGTCGGTGGGTGAGCTGTGCCTGTCGCCGATCGGCCTGTCGATGGTGACCAAGCTGGCCCCGGTGCGCCTGGTCGGCTTCGGCATGGGCGGCTGGTTCCTGTCCACCGGCATCGGCAACAACCTGTCGGGCATCTTCGCTGGCGTGGTCAGTGGTGAAGGCGGCATGACGGTCGAGTCGGCCCTGAAGGGGTATACCTTCGGGTTCTGGGCCCTGATCGGCTCCGGCGTGGTGCTGTTCCTGATCGCCCCGCTGATCAACAAGCTGATGCACGGCGTCAAATGA
- a CDS encoding tryptophan 2,3-dioxygenase family protein — translation MSVDNNQRDLEAGIHTDLQGRLTYGGYLRLDQLLSAQQPLSNPPHHDEMLFIIQHQTSELWLKLLGHELRAAIGFLQRDEVWQCRKVLARSKQVLRQLTEQWSVLETLTPSEYMGFRDVLGPSSGFQSLQYRYIEFLLGNKNAQMLQVFEHDPAGQAQLRTVLEAPSLYEEFLKYLARFGHAVPAVYEAHDWTQPHVADDALQPVFERIYQDTDRYWREYSLCEDLVDLETAFQLWRFRHMRTVMRVIGFKRGTGGSSGVGFLAKALELTFFPELFQVRTSLQAGPPAEQG, via the coding sequence ATGTCCGTCGACAACAACCAACGCGATCTCGAAGCCGGCATCCACACCGACCTGCAGGGACGCCTGACCTATGGCGGCTACCTGCGGCTGGACCAGCTGCTCAGCGCGCAGCAGCCGCTGTCCAACCCGCCGCACCACGACGAGATGCTCTTCATCATCCAGCACCAGACCTCGGAGCTGTGGCTGAAGCTGCTGGGCCATGAGCTGCGTGCCGCAATCGGCTTCCTGCAGCGCGATGAAGTCTGGCAGTGCCGCAAGGTGCTGGCGCGCAGCAAGCAGGTGCTGCGCCAGCTGACCGAGCAGTGGTCGGTGCTGGAAACGCTGACCCCGTCCGAGTACATGGGCTTCCGCGACGTGCTGGGCCCGTCGTCGGGCTTCCAGTCGCTGCAGTACCGCTACATCGAGTTCCTGCTGGGCAACAAGAACGCGCAGATGCTGCAGGTGTTCGAGCACGACCCGGCCGGCCAGGCGCAGCTGCGCACCGTGCTGGAGGCGCCCAGCCTGTACGAGGAATTCCTGAAATACCTGGCCCGCTTCGGCCACGCCGTCCCGGCGGTGTACGAGGCCCACGACTGGACCCAGCCGCATGTGGCCGATGACGCACTGCAGCCGGTCTTCGAACGCATCTACCAGGACACCGATCGCTACTGGCGCGAGTATTCGCTGTGCGAGGACCTGGTGGACCTGGAGACCGCGTTCCAGCTGTGGCGATTCCGACACATGCGCACCGTGATGCGGGTGATCGGCTTCAAGCGCGGCACGGGCGGCTCGTCCGGCGTGGGCTTCCTGGCCAAGGCGCTGGAACTGACCTTCTTCCCCGAACTGTTCCAAGTGCGGACCAGCCTGCAGGCCGGGCCCCCGGCAGAACAGGGTTGA
- the pdhA gene encoding pyruvate dehydrogenase (acetyl-transferring) E1 component subunit alpha: MTVAAEFKIEYLQYLDTDGTLVRDDLPASLRDPKVLVPLFKQMLFVRTFDSKSIALQRTGKLGTYAACLGHEAAHVGIGAAMQKDDVFAPSYREYGAMFMRGVRPHDVLMYWGGDERGNDYGGNAAKDFPFCVPISTQCLHAAGAALKFKLNKEPQIAVAVCGDGGSSKTDFYAALNSAGAYKLPLILCIVNNGWAISVPRSAQTGAETLAQKGLAGGLHCLQVDGNDLIAVLAAMEQARERALAGDGGTVLELMTYRLSDHTTADDARRYRDDAEVKDAWQREPMLRLRKYLINAGVWSEEEETAWVAECGTRVDEEVNLYLNTPVQPVEAMFDFLYADPPPDLLAQRAQAIALEKRHG, translated from the coding sequence ATGACGGTTGCCGCTGAATTCAAGATCGAATACCTGCAGTACCTGGATACGGACGGCACGCTCGTCCGCGATGACCTGCCCGCGTCGCTGCGCGACCCCAAGGTCCTGGTACCGCTGTTCAAGCAGATGCTGTTCGTACGCACGTTCGACAGCAAATCCATCGCGCTGCAGCGCACCGGCAAGCTCGGCACCTATGCCGCCTGCCTGGGCCATGAAGCCGCGCACGTGGGCATCGGTGCCGCCATGCAGAAGGACGACGTGTTCGCACCGTCCTACCGCGAGTATGGCGCGATGTTCATGCGCGGCGTGCGCCCGCACGACGTGCTGATGTACTGGGGCGGCGACGAACGCGGCAACGACTACGGCGGCAACGCGGCCAAGGACTTCCCGTTCTGCGTGCCGATTTCCACCCAGTGCCTGCATGCCGCAGGCGCCGCGCTGAAGTTCAAGCTCAACAAGGAACCGCAGATCGCGGTGGCCGTGTGTGGCGACGGCGGCAGCTCCAAGACCGACTTCTACGCGGCACTGAATTCGGCCGGCGCCTACAAGCTGCCGCTGATCCTGTGCATCGTCAACAACGGCTGGGCCATCTCGGTCCCGCGTTCGGCCCAGACCGGCGCCGAGACGCTGGCGCAGAAGGGCCTGGCCGGCGGCCTGCACTGCCTGCAGGTGGACGGCAACGATCTGATCGCAGTGCTGGCGGCCATGGAGCAGGCGCGCGAACGTGCGCTGGCCGGCGACGGTGGCACCGTGCTGGAACTGATGACCTACCGCCTGTCCGACCACACCACCGCCGATGACGCGCGCCGCTACCGCGACGACGCCGAAGTGAAGGATGCCTGGCAGCGCGAGCCGATGCTGCGCCTGCGCAAGTACCTGATCAACGCCGGTGTGTGGAGCGAAGAAGAGGAAACCGCCTGGGTCGCCGAGTGCGGCACGCGCGTGGACGAGGAAGTGAACCTGTACCTCAACACGCCGGTGCAGCCGGTCGAGGCGATGTTCGATTTCCTCTACGCCGATCCGCCGCCGGACCTGCTGGCCCAGCGTGCCCAGGCGATCGCCCTGGAGAAGCGCCATGGATGA
- a CDS encoding alpha-ketoacid dehydrogenase subunit beta: protein MDEIKNNAPGAHTNAADSAAVARGDDSMTTTPITLIEAITQALAWELEHDPSVLVLGEDVGVNGGVFRATAGLQQRFGSDRILDTPLDETTIAGLTIGLAAQGMKPVAEAQFDGFMYPMVDHIVCHAARLRYRTRGRLHCPMVLRVPWGGGIRAPEHHSEANEAIFTNVPGLRVVLPSSPQRAYGLLLAAIREPDPVIYMEPKRIYRQYKEVVVNDGEALPLDVCFVLRDGTDVTLVTWGAQVKEALEAADKLAGEGISAEVIDVATLRPLDFATIAESVAKTGRCVIVQEAPKTAGFGAEIAARLAEESIYDLLAPVERVTGYDTHIPLFRLEMKYLPSVERIVAAAKRAVAAG from the coding sequence ATGGATGAGATCAAGAACAACGCGCCCGGCGCGCACACCAACGCCGCCGACAGCGCTGCTGTCGCGCGCGGAGATGACAGCATGACCACCACCCCGATCACCCTCATCGAAGCCATCACCCAGGCGCTGGCCTGGGAGCTGGAACATGACCCGTCGGTGCTGGTGCTGGGCGAAGACGTGGGCGTCAACGGCGGCGTGTTCCGCGCCACCGCCGGTCTGCAGCAGCGCTTCGGCTCGGACCGCATCCTCGACACCCCGCTGGACGAGACCACCATCGCCGGCCTGACCATCGGCCTGGCCGCACAGGGCATGAAGCCGGTGGCCGAAGCCCAGTTCGACGGCTTCATGTACCCGATGGTCGACCATATCGTCTGCCACGCCGCACGCCTGCGTTACCGCACGCGTGGCCGCCTGCACTGCCCGATGGTGCTGCGCGTGCCGTGGGGTGGTGGCATCCGCGCACCGGAACACCACAGCGAAGCCAACGAGGCGATCTTCACCAACGTGCCGGGCCTGCGCGTGGTGCTGCCGTCGTCGCCGCAGCGCGCCTACGGCCTGCTGCTGGCCGCGATCCGCGAGCCGGATCCGGTGATCTACATGGAGCCCAAGCGCATCTACCGCCAGTACAAGGAAGTGGTCGTCAACGACGGCGAAGCCTTGCCGCTGGACGTCTGCTTCGTGCTGCGCGACGGCACCGACGTGACCCTGGTGACCTGGGGCGCGCAGGTGAAGGAAGCGCTGGAAGCGGCCGACAAGCTGGCCGGTGAAGGCATCAGTGCCGAAGTCATCGACGTGGCCACGCTGCGTCCGCTGGACTTCGCCACCATCGCCGAATCGGTGGCCAAGACCGGCCGCTGCGTGATCGTGCAGGAGGCCCCGAAGACCGCGGGCTTCGGCGCCGAAATCGCTGCGCGCCTGGCCGAGGAATCGATCTACGACCTGCTGGCCCCGGTCGAGCGCGTTACTGGCTACGACACCCACATTCCGCTGTTCCGCCTGGAAATGAAGTACCTGCCGAGCGTTGAGCGGATCGTGGCTGCGGCCAAGCGCGCGGTGGCGGCCGGCTGA
- a CDS encoding SH3 domain-containing protein: MRARLLGAYRSQYPNPLRFHTGQIVEVGVRDEEWPAFAWVRTNDGRAGWAPIAWLQLLDEGRAEALCDYDARELDVESGEMVKLHHEHGGWWWSERANGATGWLPARELELLEENCK; encoded by the coding sequence ATGCGGGCCCGCCTTCTGGGGGCTTACCGCAGCCAGTATCCCAACCCGCTCCGGTTCCACACCGGCCAGATCGTCGAAGTAGGTGTCCGTGACGAGGAATGGCCGGCGTTTGCCTGGGTACGCACCAACGATGGGCGCGCTGGATGGGCGCCCATCGCCTGGTTGCAGCTGCTGGACGAGGGTCGCGCCGAAGCGCTGTGCGACTACGACGCCCGCGAGCTGGATGTGGAAAGCGGCGAGATGGTGAAGCTTCATCACGAACACGGCGGGTGGTGGTGGTCCGAGCGCGCCAATGGCGCGACGGGTTGGCTGCCGGCCCGCGAACTGGAACTGCTGGAAGAGAACTGCAAATGA
- a CDS encoding dihydrolipoamide acetyltransferase family protein, producing MSQTKNFNLPDLGEGLPDATIVEWFVKEGDVIKLDEPLVSMETAKAVVEVPSPFSGKVLKLSGAAGDIIPTGSVLASFELDPNLPQRADGQDTGHSHGHAAPAAAPTPPPLPAAAAPVAAEAAKPAAAERDDAGTVVGAMQSSNAVHAEQALAVGGVKAVPAVRAMARKLGVDLSRVAATGTDGAVTMADVKQAAANGTAKIGAAPAPAAAAAYAAPAPAQVSAPVQSEARTPLSAAGKPMRTQPPGVVAKGQPEPLKGVRRNMARVMADAHSKVVPTTLNDDADIHAWLPGNDVTARLVRSIVVAAQKVPAMNAWFDGEALTRTLHAQVDIGIAVDTDDGLFVPALRNADMLDARGIREGVNRLREQVESRSIAASELSGYTISLSNFGMFAGRYATPVVVPPCVAIVGAGRARHQMTPVMGGVEAHKVIPLSVTFDHRAATGGEAARFLRAMMDDLALAS from the coding sequence ATGAGCCAGACCAAGAACTTCAACCTGCCCGATCTGGGCGAAGGCCTGCCGGACGCGACCATCGTCGAGTGGTTCGTCAAGGAAGGCGATGTGATCAAGCTGGACGAGCCGCTGGTCTCGATGGAGACCGCCAAGGCCGTCGTCGAGGTGCCGTCGCCGTTCTCCGGCAAGGTGCTGAAGCTGTCCGGCGCCGCCGGCGATATCATCCCGACCGGTTCGGTGCTGGCCAGCTTCGAGCTGGACCCGAACCTGCCGCAGCGCGCCGATGGCCAGGACACCGGCCACAGCCACGGCCATGCCGCACCTGCCGCGGCACCGACCCCGCCGCCGCTGCCGGCCGCTGCCGCACCGGTGGCCGCCGAAGCCGCCAAGCCCGCCGCCGCCGAGCGTGATGACGCCGGTACCGTGGTCGGCGCCATGCAGAGTTCCAACGCCGTGCACGCCGAGCAGGCGCTCGCCGTCGGTGGCGTCAAGGCCGTGCCGGCCGTGCGTGCGATGGCGCGCAAGCTGGGCGTCGATCTGAGCCGCGTGGCCGCTACCGGCACCGATGGCGCGGTGACCATGGCCGACGTCAAGCAGGCCGCCGCCAACGGCACCGCCAAGATCGGCGCCGCTCCGGCCCCGGCCGCTGCTGCCGCCTATGCCGCGCCGGCCCCGGCGCAGGTGTCTGCCCCGGTGCAGAGCGAAGCCCGCACCCCGCTGTCCGCCGCCGGCAAGCCGATGCGCACCCAGCCGCCGGGCGTGGTCGCCAAGGGTCAGCCGGAACCGCTGAAGGGCGTTCGCCGCAACATGGCGCGCGTGATGGCCGATGCGCACAGCAAGGTCGTGCCGACCACGCTGAACGACGACGCCGACATCCACGCCTGGCTGCCGGGCAACGACGTCACCGCGCGCCTGGTGCGTTCGATCGTGGTCGCCGCACAGAAGGTGCCGGCGATGAACGCCTGGTTCGACGGTGAAGCGCTGACCCGCACCCTGCACGCGCAGGTGGACATCGGCATCGCCGTGGACACTGACGACGGCCTGTTCGTGCCGGCGCTGCGCAACGCCGACATGCTCGACGCACGCGGCATCCGTGAAGGCGTCAACCGCCTGCGCGAGCAGGTCGAATCGCGTTCGATCGCCGCCTCGGAACTGAGCGGCTACACCATCTCGCTGTCCAACTTCGGCATGTTCGCCGGCCGCTACGCGACCCCGGTCGTGGTGCCGCCGTGCGTGGCCATCGTCGGTGCCGGCCGTGCCCGCCACCAGATGACCCCGGTGATGGGCGGCGTGGAAGCGCACAAGGTGATCCCGCTGTCGGTCACCTTCGACCACCGCGCGGCTACCGGTGGCGAAGCCGCCCGCTTCCTGCGCGCGATGATGGACGATTTGGCGCTGGCCAGCTGA
- a CDS encoding VOC family protein, whose amino-acid sequence MFTPSTLLQYVRDVATSATFYSGILGKPPVEQSPGFALFLLGDGAALGLWQRDDVQPPVSAQAGAAELAMVVANPEAVQQMHDAWHALGVQILQAPVTLEFGHTFVGADPDGHRLRVYSRAEGMVARN is encoded by the coding sequence ATGTTCACGCCCAGCACCCTGCTGCAGTACGTGCGCGACGTCGCCACCAGCGCCACGTTCTACAGCGGCATTCTCGGCAAGCCACCGGTCGAGCAGTCGCCCGGTTTCGCCCTGTTCCTGCTCGGCGATGGCGCCGCACTGGGCCTGTGGCAACGCGATGACGTGCAGCCACCGGTATCCGCACAGGCCGGTGCCGCCGAACTGGCGATGGTGGTCGCCAACCCGGAGGCCGTGCAGCAGATGCACGATGCGTGGCACGCACTCGGCGTGCAGATCCTGCAGGCGCCGGTGACCTTGGAATTCGGCCACACTTTTGTCGGGGCAGACCCGGATGGCCACCGTCTGCGTGTGTACAGCCGTGCCGAGGGCATGGTCGCGCGGAACTGA
- a CDS encoding YafY family protein: protein MSRALRLTQLQQLLRRHRRPVSGQVLAEALGISLRTLYRDIETLREQGADLRGEAGVGYQLAPSDTLPPMTLPPAEIDALVLGLRWVAARTEPALAEAARDALARIAHVLPAARREALRDSGLRVGPSRAAAKMPAARLQAVREAVGSQRRLKFGYQDAQGQRSERIVWPFALGYFDEVPMLAAWCESREDFRHFRLDRIRQMRVLEDRYLVPRATLLRRWQKAQGIAPDWLDRS from the coding sequence ATGTCGCGTGCGCTGCGCCTGACCCAGCTTCAACAGCTGCTGCGCCGCCATCGACGCCCGGTGTCCGGGCAGGTGCTGGCCGAAGCGCTCGGCATCAGCTTGCGCACGCTGTACCGCGATATCGAGACGCTACGCGAACAGGGGGCTGACCTGCGGGGTGAGGCTGGCGTCGGCTACCAGCTGGCACCGAGCGATACCCTGCCGCCGATGACCCTGCCACCCGCGGAGATCGATGCATTGGTGCTGGGCCTGCGCTGGGTTGCGGCGCGCACCGAGCCAGCGTTGGCCGAGGCCGCACGTGACGCTCTGGCGCGTATCGCGCATGTGCTGCCTGCCGCGCGCCGCGAAGCGCTGCGTGACAGTGGCCTGCGCGTGGGCCCTTCGCGCGCTGCGGCCAAGATGCCGGCGGCACGCCTGCAGGCCGTGCGTGAGGCTGTGGGTTCACAGCGGCGCCTGAAGTTCGGCTACCAGGATGCGCAGGGCCAGCGCAGCGAGCGCATTGTCTGGCCGTTCGCGCTGGGCTACTTCGACGAAGTGCCGATGCTGGCGGCGTGGTGCGAGAGCCGCGAGGACTTCCGCCATTTCCGGCTGGACCGCATCCGCCAGATGCGCGTGCTGGAGGATCGCTACCTCGTGCCGCGCGCCACCCTGCTGCGGCGCTGGCAGAAGGCACAGGGCATCGCACCGGACTGGCTGGACCGTTCGTAG
- a CDS encoding NAD-dependent dehydratase yields the protein MRVMLLGATGLVGGLTLSRLLDDPRCSAVIAPTRRPLAVAYAKLENPVLAFDALPGAPEWARVDAVICALGSTIAQAGSREAFHRIDHDYPLAFARLAQAQGAQTYVLNSAAGANPQSSIFYSRVKGELERDLRALGFNSLTLVRPGLIGGERTEVRRGERLALTVLGALGPVLPRAWRINPASEIAKALVEAALAPQPGEHVVASSALVG from the coding sequence ATGCGCGTGATGTTGCTGGGGGCGACCGGGCTGGTCGGTGGGCTGACCCTGTCCAGGCTGCTGGACGACCCGCGCTGCAGCGCCGTGATCGCGCCGACCCGCCGCCCGTTGGCTGTGGCCTACGCCAAGCTGGAGAATCCAGTGCTGGCCTTCGATGCGTTGCCTGGCGCGCCCGAGTGGGCACGCGTGGACGCGGTCATCTGTGCGCTCGGCAGCACCATCGCCCAGGCCGGCAGCCGTGAGGCCTTCCATCGCATCGATCATGACTACCCGCTGGCGTTCGCCCGGCTGGCGCAGGCGCAAGGTGCGCAGACCTATGTGCTGAATTCCGCAGCCGGTGCCAACCCACAGTCGTCGATCTTCTACAGCCGGGTGAAGGGTGAGCTGGAGCGTGACCTGCGCGCGCTGGGCTTCAACTCGTTGACCTTGGTCCGCCCCGGGCTGATCGGCGGCGAGCGCACCGAGGTGCGACGTGGCGAGCGCCTGGCCCTGACGGTGCTCGGCGCGCTGGGGCCGGTGTTGCCACGGGCGTGGCGGATCAACCCGGCCAGCGAAATCGCCAAGGCACTGGTCGAGGCTGCGCTGGCCCCGCAACCGGGTGAGCATGTGGTGGCATCGAGCGCGCTGGTCGGCTGA
- a CDS encoding GGDEF domain-containing protein, producing the protein MTDQPDHRPAPGTALGPPARVRAVVDDGLGDRVVLQGGGGVALQQLFAGADAPEPLLAAFANGMATLPGELGDMGDRLQSAQASADWPRYGRAMRQLIDKYIRTIEQHSPDGQPESLRLSEQLRLLLGGAVVALLQHDPDLREQAQALATRLRQWQPGTALEPIEQGVRELGHQVGVRAESWQEQQALLLELFALLLENVSELLDDRSWLQGQIAAVRQLLDGPLEAEAVERTRAELREVIYKQGLLRQGIDDSKAAMRGLMGEFIERMDGMATSTGEYHDRIGSYALQLREARSIADLNQLLQDVMRDTGKVQQQAAQARDHLANARQEVERAEQRIAELEQELRAAGDLARIDPLTQALNRRGLDELLQRELARAARNNSPLGVAVIDLDDFHQTNDAHGHAGGDALLQHLVAVCKLLLRATDGIARLGGDEFVLVLPETQGADSMATVQRLQRSLAHRVLTVQDRRVPVHFSAGLAQWQPGDDTETLLRRADDALYAAKRQGKNRVQAG; encoded by the coding sequence ATGACGGACCAGCCCGACCACCGCCCTGCCCCCGGTACCGCCCTTGGGCCACCGGCACGCGTGCGCGCGGTGGTGGACGATGGGCTGGGCGACCGCGTGGTGCTGCAGGGTGGCGGTGGCGTGGCCCTGCAGCAGCTGTTCGCCGGGGCCGACGCACCGGAGCCGCTGCTGGCCGCGTTCGCCAATGGCATGGCCACCCTGCCCGGCGAACTGGGCGACATGGGCGACCGCCTGCAGTCGGCGCAGGCCAGCGCCGATTGGCCGCGCTATGGGCGCGCGATGCGGCAGCTGATCGACAAGTACATCCGCACCATCGAACAGCATTCGCCGGATGGGCAGCCGGAAAGCCTGCGCCTGTCCGAGCAGCTGCGCCTGCTGCTGGGCGGCGCGGTGGTGGCCCTGCTGCAGCACGATCCGGACCTGCGCGAGCAGGCACAGGCATTGGCCACGCGCCTGCGCCAGTGGCAACCGGGCACGGCACTGGAACCGATCGAACAGGGCGTGCGCGAACTCGGCCACCAGGTCGGCGTGCGTGCCGAGAGCTGGCAGGAGCAGCAGGCGCTGCTGCTTGAGCTGTTCGCGCTGCTGCTGGAGAACGTGAGCGAGCTGCTGGATGACCGCAGCTGGCTGCAGGGCCAGATCGCCGCAGTACGCCAGCTGCTGGACGGGCCGTTGGAAGCTGAGGCGGTCGAGCGCACCCGCGCCGAACTGCGCGAAGTGATCTACAAGCAGGGCCTGCTGCGCCAGGGCATCGACGATTCGAAGGCGGCGATGCGCGGGTTGATGGGCGAGTTCATCGAGCGCATGGATGGCATGGCCACCAGCACCGGCGAATACCACGACCGCATCGGCAGCTACGCACTGCAGCTGCGCGAGGCGCGTAGCATCGCCGACCTCAACCAGTTGCTGCAGGACGTGATGCGCGACACCGGCAAGGTGCAGCAGCAGGCCGCGCAGGCCCGCGATCACCTGGCCAACGCGCGGCAGGAAGTGGAACGTGCAGAGCAACGCATTGCCGAGCTGGAGCAGGAACTGCGCGCCGCCGGTGACCTGGCGCGCATCGATCCACTGACCCAGGCGCTGAACCGCCGTGGCCTGGACGAACTGCTGCAGCGCGAGCTGGCGCGTGCTGCGCGCAACAACTCGCCGCTGGGCGTGGCGGTGATCGACCTGGATGATTTCCACCAGACCAACGATGCACATGGCCATGCCGGTGGCGATGCACTGCTGCAGCACCTGGTGGCCGTCTGCAAGCTGCTGCTGCGCGCCACCGATGGCATCGCGCGGCTGGGTGGCGACGAGTTCGTGCTGGTGCTGCCGGAGACCCAGGGCGCCGACAGCATGGCCACCGTGCAGCGCCTGCAGCGTTCACTGGCACACCGCGTGCTGACCGTGCAGGACCGGCGCGTGCCGGTGCATTTCAGTGCCGGGCTGGCGCAATGGCAGCCCGGCGACGATACCGAGACCCTGCTGCGGCGCGCCGATGACGCGCTGTATGCGGCCAAGCGGCAGGGCAAGAACCGGGTGCAGGCGGGTTGA